The genomic DNA AAAGTTGACCGTCCACAAACTCCCCATTCCAAAACATCCCATTCTGGTGACTGAAGCGGATTTGCCAGGTTATCTTTATGAAGCGGGGGAAGAAGAACGGACTGCAGGCGAACGCTTGGCGGCCTCCTATGTCAATTTTTACATCAGCAACGGTGCGGTCTTGGTGCCCCAGTTTGGTGATGAGCATGATGCGGTGGCACTTGAGCTACTAGCGCAGCTTTTTCCCAGCAGAAAAGTCGTCGGCATTCCAGCCCGTGACATCCTGCTTGGGGGTGGGAATATCCATTGCATCACCCAGCAGATTCCCCTTTATGGGGCTAAATGACTCTGATACAGCGTCAAGCCGGATTGGCAAACTCCGGTATAGCCGGCTCCGTCCTTCCTTGTCTCAGAGCCATTGTATCGCCCATAAAGAACTTACGAAAAGGATTGAAATTATGAGAAATGTTACTGTTGCGGCTGTCCAGATGCAGTGCGGTCAGGATGTGGGGGAAAATCTGGCGACCGCTGAGCGTTTGGTCAGGCAGGCTGCTGGTCAGGGAGCGCAGATTGTTCTCCTGCCAGAGCTCTTTGAGCGTCCCTATTTTTGTCAGGAACGCCAGTATGACTATTACAGCTATGCCAAGTCTGTTGAAGAGAATGACGCTATCCAGCACTTTATCCCCATTGCCAAGGAATTGCAGCTGGTCTTGCCCATTTCCTTCTATGAAAAGGATGGCAATAACCTTTATAATTCCATCGCAGTCATTGATGCGGATGGGACCGTTTTGGGAGTTTACCGCAAGACTCATATCCCTGATGACCATTATTATCAGGAGAAATTTTACTTCACACCTGGCAACACTGGTTTCAAGGTTTGGGAGACCCGTTATGCCAAAATCGGGATTGGCATCTGTTGGGACCAATGGTTCCCAGAAACCGCTCGCTGTCTGGCTCTGAACGGGGCAGAATTGCTCTTTTACCCAACAGCTATTGGTTCGGAGCCGATTTTGGATACGGATAGCCAAGGCCATTGGCAGCGGACCATGCAGGGGCATGCGGCGGCCAATATCACCCCGGTCATTGCGGCCAATCGGATTGGCTTGGAAGAAGTTCATCCTTCTGCGGAAAATGGAGGCCAGTCCTCCAGTCTGCGTTTTTACGGTTCCTCCTTTATGACAGGAGAAACAGGAGACCTCTTGACCAAGGCTGGCCGAGATCAAGAAGCAGTCTTGCTGGCCACTTATGATTTGGACAAGGGAGCGCGTGAGCGTCTGGACTGGGGACTCTTTAGAGACCGCCGACCACATATGTATCAGAAGATTGTGGAATAAGGAGAAAAAGCCCTTATGAAGTGTAGTATCTCATAACTTACGAAAAGGGTGTATATTACCAGACAGACTTTCCTGTCTGGTTTTTATTTAGGTCTCAAAAGCGCATATAAATATGTAAGTCGCTTTTTTTTTTTTTTTTTTTTTTTGATATACTATGGTTAATTAACTTATACAGAATCCAAATGAGGAGGCGAATATGGACCAAAAAGTAAAAAATCTGCTGGATGACTGGGAAATTGACAATCCCGCTTTGTATGAAATCGCGAGTAGTGTCCGCACGAAAATATTGCAACTGGCCGATAGAGTAGGCGAAGAAGTGAAATATGGCGGTATTCTGTTTGCTGCACCTATACCCTTTTGCGGCATTTTTGTCTATAAGCAACATGTTTCTGTTGAATTTAGTCATGGTGCCAAGATTGTAGACCCGCACGGTTTATTAGAAGGCAAAGGCAAAGGCCGCCGTCATGTCAAATTACATACGCTTGAAGATATAGAAAATAAGCATTTGACGGATTACCTACGATTGGCGCAAAAAGCAGCAGAATAAGATGCCAGTCTTCTAACTCAGTTTCCTGAATTAGCCATCACAGCCAAAGTTGTTGTCCTATCGGATAGGGTAGCCCAACTATTTTCAGACAGGAAAAAGTAAGTCAGGCGGACTGACTCGTAAAATAGTAAAAGCCCTCAAGCAAGGGCTTTTACTTTTTCCTAAAATGCAATCAATTTATTGCCGCTTTTGACGCGGCTGATGGCCATGGCAAGGACAAAGTAGAAGAGGGCAAAGAGAAGGAGGATGCCAACAGTCGGCAGGTAACTGAAAAGGCTGCTATCCATGATCTGGTTGCTTTTGACCACATAGTAGACAGGGAAGAGTTTGGCAAAATGGAGGACAGGTTCAGATAGCATCTCTAAGGGAACAAAGACCCCCGATGTGAAGGAAAGGCCAAGTCCGAGGACAGTGGACAAACCTGAGTAGAGGAAGCGGTTATTGCCAATGATGACAGACGCCAGAAAAGCCATGGAAAGGGCAGCAGTCGCAAAGGCTAGAGATACCAGCACATATTTAAGGAAAATAGGCTGGGTGACAAGGCTAGGCCTGAAGGCTAGGGCACCGATGATAAAGAGGGCCGTGATAAAGAAAGCCACAAAGCCACAGGCCATTAGCTTAGACTTGTTGATGGATACAAGGCTGGTGGATGAAATCAACTGCCGTTGCAGAACCTTTGTTTCCTGAAAGTTGGACAAGAGCAGGCCAAATAGGGCAATGAAGATGGCAATCAGGACATAGGTCACAAAGTTAAAGTAGAAGCTGGCCCAGATACTGGCTTCGGTTCGTTTGTCTGACTTCGGAGCCTGCATGAGGGTCACCTTGGCTTCTTTGGAAAAAGTTTGATTGAGGGCTTCAAAGTCGGTCTGGCCAGCGGTTAGCACCGCATTGACAAAGGTGAAGTAGCCGTTGGTCATGGAATAAACCAGGCTGGAACTATTGCTATTGATGGTGATGATTTGGACAGGCGAGGTCTTCTTCAAAATCCCTTCTTCCAAATCTTCAGGCAGAACTATGATACCGTCTATTTCCCCGATAAAAATGCGTTCTCGCAATTCTTCAATTGGCTTGCTAGACAATTCGACATCGTGGTTTTCTTCCAGGTAGTCTTGGAAGGCATCACCAAGTTTGCTGTCTTCCTGCCGAACCAGAATCAGATCCAGACGGGTATTTGAAAAATCCCCTCTTTCTTGAGGGTCAAGGCCCTGGTTAACTGCCGAAAGGATAAAGAAGATAAGGGCATAGGTGAAAATGTGCCACTTCATCCGCCAGATGCTGGTCATCAAGTATTTAAAGACTGTCATAGCGATTCCTCCTTAACAATAGGGTGGCCAAAGCAAGGGCCAAGAGGGCATAGACTCCCAGAACACTGGTGGCAAAAAGCAGGTTGTCTCGATTTGCCAGATTATTTACCTGATAAAGGGTATCCGTTAGGATGGACATGGGATTGTATTTGGCAAAGAGTGGAGCAACTTTGTAGACCAGAAAGCGAACCTGAAGTGACATCATTCCTGCTGCGAAGGCTAGAAAATTGGTCAAGAGGACAGCAATCATGGTTTTTGTTGCTTCCTTGAGTTTCTCAATAGCACCCAAAGCATATCCCAGGGCTGTGCCGCAGAGATTGCCCATGAAGAGTAAGAGCAGGCTTTCGAGCGGCTGCAAGAAGACTTGAACCTTCAAGATGTAGACCACATAGGCATACAAAAGCAGATTGGCCATCATGGTCAAGCCCATGGTGACGAAAAAGGAAGATAGGATGAAGGTTGACTTTTTAAAGGGGGAGGAATTCAGGCGGGCACCCAGGGTAGACAAATTGGGCTGGATAATGATGCAGCTGGAAATGGCCCCAAACATGGAATAGAAGCAGGCCATGGCAAAGAGGGAGTAGAAGTAAACCGCCATGGGATTCGTTTTTTGCTCCTCCTGTCGGACAGGGGAGTTTGAAAAATCAAGATAATTAGCAGCATCTCCCAATAGCATGATTTGTTCCATCTGGCTGAGGACGGAACGGATGATGGAGGGGTTGACACCCGTCAAGCTATTCACCACCATCTCAGAGTCCTTGTTAACATAAGCCTCGACTTTTTTAGCTTCCAGCAAGTCTATCCCTTCCTCGTCATTCTCCACAAGGGTCATATCAAAAAGCCCTGTTTCTGGAAAGACATAGGCCGCAAAAGATTCTTCTCGAACGGCAACAGGGATGCTTTCCACCTTAGCGGAAAAAATATTAGAGAGGGCGACATGGTAGAAGGTAGCCAGTAGGAGAGGAAAGAGCAGGACCCAGAAGGTAAAACTCTTCTCCCGCAGGGTCGCCTTGGCCAGATAAAGGGTAGATCTTAGAAAATCAGTCATCTTAATCACGCAACTCCTTTCCAGTAAATGAGAGAAAGACATCGCTGAGGCTCGGCTGCTCGCTATAGAGTTTTAAGTAGGCAAGACCGTGTTGGTTTAAAAGCTGGGCCAGGGCAACAATGTTGCTTCCTTTTTGGGTAAACTGGAGAATATAGGTTGCCTTGTTTTTATCCAGCAGCTGCAGATGAGGCAAACTTTCCATTTCTCGCACGATGTCAGCAGAAGCCTCCTCCACCAATTCCAGGTGGATGATTTCCTTGGTGGCAATCATAGACTTGAGTTCTTCCGGAGTACCGTCCACCACATTGTGGCCCTTATCCATGATGACAATGCGGTCGCAAAGCTGATCCGCTTCGTCCAGATAATGGGTGGTATAGACAATAGTTGAGCCTTCTTTGTTGAGCCGTTTGATCCCTTCAAGAATGAAATTCCGACTCTGAGCATCCACAGCGACCGTTGGCTCATCCAGGAAAATCAATTTGGGTTTGTGGGCGATGCCACAGGCGATGTTGAGGCGGCGCTTGAGTCCTCCACTCAGTTTATTGGGAAAGAATTTCCGATAATCTTCCAAGCCAACAAAGGAAATGGCTTCATCCACCAAACTTTTCCGTTTTTGCTTGTCTTTAATATAGAGGCCGCAGAAGAAGTCGATGTTTTCATAGACGGTTAGCTGCTCAAAGTAGGCCAGCTCCTGAGGCACCAGTCCGATATTTTCCTTGATATGGTAGGTGTTTGGAGTCATGGCCTCCCCAAAAATCCGTATGTCGCCCTTGTCATAGGTCAAGAGACCCAACATACAGTTGATGGCAGTGGTTTTCCCACAACCGTTTGGACCCAAAAATCCAAGGATTTCACCCTCTCTGACTTCCAAATTAAAATGGTCCAGAGCAAGGAGTTCCTTGTAGCGTTTGACCAACTGGTTGATTTCGATTGTTTTCATAATAAACTCCTTTTTTAGCAGATAAACATTGTTTTCCTTCAAGTCTATTATAGCTCTTTAGATCAGAAATCAGCAGTGTCCCCAGTCATATATTGATATGAAAATAGTCATATTTTCTCCTGGAAGACTAGCATTTCTGGCTGAAATACCGTATACTAAAACTAGATTGGATATTCTTTGTGAAAGGAGACAGGATGCCTACCATCATTGAAAAAATTTTGTTGAGCACGCTCTCCTATGCAGCCTTGCTTCTGCTGGATAGGGGGCAAAATAGTGTGGCTTTCTTGCTCCTAACCCTCATCTTATCTTTCTTGCTGGAGCTGTTCCAGCAAAAAAGGATACAAGTGGGGTTATTACTGACCCATGGCCTGCTGTTTCTGCTGAAGCCAGAAGCTCTCTTTTTCTTTCCCCTCTTTGTTTACTCGGTCGTACAGATTATTCCTAATTGGAGTTGGCTTTGTCTCTTCATTCTCTTTTTCTTACCGACTCCTCTGACCATCCTATTTAGTCTCTTAGCGGCCTACATGGCCTATCAAAGGCAGGCAAATCAGGCTTTTAGGAAGCAAAATCTACAAATCCAGAATCGGCTGGCCCAGGACAAGATGGCCCTGCGCCGCAAGCAACAGCAGTTGGAACAGGATCAGGTCAAAAATATGGAAATTGCCACCCTGTCTGAGCGCAACCGCATTGCCCATAGCTTGCACGACTCTATCGGGCACCTCATCAGCAGCAGTATCTTGCAACTAGAAGCCCTTCAGATAACCAGTCAGGAAGAGGCCACCCGTCAACATCTGGAGGTTCTGTCAGAGCATTTGCAGACAGGCATGACTGACATCCGCCAGACCCTCCATCAGCTCTACAATGACTCCTTTGACCTCCACCAACGCCTAGAAGAAAGTTTGGAGCCACTCGGCAATCGGGAATTGACCTTTCATTACAGTGTGGAGTCGCCCTTGCCCCTTTCTGTCAAGCTTGATTTTGTGACCATTGTCAAGGAATTGGTGACCAACTGCTGCAAGCATTCCAACAGCAGCCAGGTAAGGCTGGTCTTAGTGGAGCAGCCCAGCTTTTTCAGCCTGACCTACAAGGACAATGGCAGTTTTCAATCCCAGAGCCAGAAAGGGATTGGACTTTATTCCATTGAAGAAATTGTCCAAAAATACAAGGGAAGCATGACCATTGACCAAGTAGATGGTTATCACCTGCACTTGATTTTTAGAAAGGAGGCCATTGAGCTATGAAAGAACTCGTGATTATCGATGATGATTATTTGGTGGTTCAGGCCCTGGAAACCATTGTTAATTCCAAGGAAAATCTAACTGTCGTGGCGACTGGCCACAGTGGTCAAGATGCCATTGACCTCTATCAGAAGCACCAGCCCGACCTCCTTTTGATGGACATCCGCATGGAGCCCATGTCAGGCATTGAGGCAGCAGCCGACATACTGGAGGAGCACAAGGAGGCCAAGATTCTCTTTATCACCACCTTTCAGGACGATGACTATATCACAAAAGCCATGGCTTTGGGCTGCCGCGGCTACATATTAAAACAAAATATCAAGGGTATCCTTCCCGCCATCGAAGCTGTTGAAAATGGCCATCTGGTTTTTGACTCTCAAATTATCCAGTCCATCCACCCCAAGAAAGAAGCGCAGGTCATCGAGCATTTGACGGAGCGTGAAAACCAAGTCCTGCACTTAGTTGCGGATGGTCTCAACAACAAGGAAATTGCCGATATCCTCTTTTTGAGTGAGGGAACTGTGCGCAACTATGTCTCTGCCCTCATGGACAAATTAGGGCTTAGGGACCGGACTCAGTTAGCAGTTTATTATTACAAGCATCAGTCTTAAACCAAAGAAACCGCCAGGCTCCTATATGAGAACCTAGCGGTTTTTCGTTTCTTATTTTTGGAACAGTTGTTGAACAAACTGGCCACCGTAGATCCAAAAGAAGCTATAAGCAACGATGGAGAAGGGGCGGCAAAGTAGGGTGATGGTGATGAACTTACGATAACTCATGCTGGTCAAGCCGGTAATCATCACGACAATGTCTGCTGGTGAAATTGGGGATAGCATGCAAATGATAAAGAAAATTTCGTATGCACGCTTATTGTCAATCTTGCTTTCGTACTTGTAAAAAGTCTCCTCTGTCATAAAGAGAAGGCAGAATTTCTTCCCATAGCGTCTAGCCAGCCAGAAAAGGATGATGCTACCAATCGAAATGCCAACATAGTTGAGGATAAAGCCCCACCAGAAACCAAAAACGAGGAAGCCAACGACAGTTGTCACACCCCCTGGAATGATGGGGAATACTACCTGAATGACTTGAATAGCTAAAAAGATAAGCCCACCGAAGGTTCCATGACTTTTAATAAATTCGGTCAGGACATTTTGATCATTTAAAATACCAATCCGATAGAGCCAAACTAAAAAGAAGAAAGTTGCGATTAGAGTAATGATGCTCAATACATGGATTGTTTTTTGCAATAATTTATACATACTATCATTCTACCATAAACTATCCCTTTTTCAAATTAAGGAAAAAGGAAAAAATTATTTTGCTATTTCTAAAAAAATCTGTTATAATGTTTAACGTATCCTATGAGGGGTCGTTACGGATTCGACAGGCATTATGAGGCTTGTTCTGCAACCCGAATGGCGGCGTAACCGCTCAGTTTAAATATAACTGCAAAAAATACAAACACTTACGCATTAGCAGCTTAATAACCTGCCTGCGTGACTGGTCACAGATTGCTTGCGTTTGTTGATTGGTCTTAATTTAGCGAGCTACGTTAGAACTGAGTCAGGCTGTTCTAAAAGAGATAAACTGACTCGCCTGCTGTCGGCTTGAGTTATGTGCCGGCAACTGGTTAAATCAAGACATAACCTATGGTTGTAGACGAATAAGTTAGCAGGTGTTTGGACGTGGGTTCGACTCCCACCGGCTCCATCATATTCAATATGGAAGATTACTCAAGAGGCTTAAGAGGCCGTGTTGGAAACGCGGTAGGCGTGTAACAGCGTGCGTGGGTTCGAATCCCATGTCTTCCGTCAGAGAGAAGCAGTGCTTGGCACTGTTTTTTTGTGCAGAAAAACTTGAAATTCCTAGGGATTGTGCTATGATAGATAACAATATACCTAGAAGTAAAGGAGAATTTCAGTGAAGCAAATAGACTTGCAACAGTTGGCCAAGGCAGAGCTGCATTGCCATTTAGATGGTTCCTTATCGCTAGCAACAATCCGCCGATTGGCGGAGATGGCAGACCTTGCTCTGCCTGAGAATGACACGGAGTTGAAAGACTTGGTAACAGCTCCTGCCAGAACAGAGTCGCTGATAGACTATCTCAAGGTTTTCGATGTTATCCGTCCCCTTCTACAAACCAAGGAAGCCTTGCAGTTGGCGGCTTATGATGTTGCTAGTCAGGCGGCTGCAGAAAATGTTTTATACATTGAGATTCGTTATGCACCGGAATTGTCCATGGATCAGGGATTGACAGCCTTGGAAACCCTTGAAGCAGTTCTTGATGGTTTGGAAGCAGCAAGAAAGGATTTTGGCATCGTTGCTAAGGTCTTGGTCTGTGGCCTTAAACAGAGTCCGGCAGATATGACCCAAGAGATTTTCCAAAAGGTAGCAGTGTTATCTGAGAGAGGCTTGGTTGGATTTGATTTTGCCGGAAACGAGGCAGACTATCCAACAAAGAATCTGCTTGAAACCATTCAAAAAACCAAACAATTAGGTTTGCCATTGACCTTTCATGCCGGAGAATGTGGTTGTGTCACCAATATTTGTCAGGCCTTAGCGCTTGGAATCAAGCGGATTGGTCATGCCACAGCTCTCAGCGGGCAAGCGGATGCCATTGCAAGGTTTGTTGAGCAAGGAGCGACTGTCGAGATGTGTTTGACTAGTAATCTCCAAACGGGTGCTGCTAAGAGTTTAGCAGATTTTCCCTATCAGGAATTGTATGATGCCGGAGCCAAGATAACCATTAACACAGACAATCGGACGGTATCAGATACCAATCTAACCAAGGAGTACGGTCTTTTTGTCCAATATTTTGGAACCAGCAGGGATGATTTTTATCGTTTCAACCAACAGGCTATTCATGCAAGTTTTGCCAGTCAAGAAGAAAAACAAGCGCTTCTGACGGCTTTACAGTTGGCCTATCATTCTTAATATAGAAAAGCTCTATAACTTCAAGGAGAGTAACCTGAAGAGATAGAGCTCTTTTTTCTTTTTATTGAAGATTGAGCCGCTTTGTCATGATGTAATGAGTTCCAAAGTAGTAGCCTATCGATAAAATGAAACTAAATACCATCGTAATCGGATGCGGTAAGAATGGTACGTAGGTGGCACTGAACTGATTCAATTGGAAGAAGGTGGCGATGATACCAGCCATAAAGCTAATACCAAAGTAGAAGAGAACAGCCATTAACGTACGGTGGTCGTGGAACAATTGCCCCAAGGAGATGGAGAAGTAAATCAACAAAATTCCTTCAGCTATTGCTAGGAAAAGTGCCAGGATAGACTGTACCAAAATACCAAAGTCAAAATAGGCAGCATAGTAATAGAAGCCTTTAAATGCTTGAGATAGATATGGAAGTGCTGGAATGCTGAGAGTAATCAAAGCACAGAGGCCAGCTGTTAGGATGGCCAGTAGAAGCCAGATCATAGCTGCGGTAAATTTACTGAGGATTAGCTGATGGCTACTAACTGGTAGGGTCATGGTTAGGTAACCCTGACGGCCATAGATATTTTTCCTAAAGCGATTGATGATTAAGAGGAAGGTTGAGATAATGAGTCCTCCAATTAAGAGAGCAAAGGCAAAGATGATGATACCAAAGAAGAATCCTTCAGCAGTTTCCACTTCGCTACTAAATGAATAGCCTCTTTCTGGTGAGCGCATCATTAAGGTCTGAATCCAAAAACCAATCACCGTAGCCAGTACCAAGGCGGCTCCGTACAGACTGATATACCATTTTCCGAGAGATTTAAACTCGTATTTCAATAATTTCGTAAACATATTTTCTCCTTTCTCTTCTTAGGCCTTGAAATCACGACGGAAGAGTTCGTCAATGGATTCGCCGCTTTCGATGCGCAGGTCATCCACATTTCCTTGGCGGACAACGCTACCGTATTGAAGGAAAATCACTTCATCAAGGATTTGTTCCACATCTGAGATGAGATGGGTTGAGATAATGACAGAAGCAGTTGGAGAGTAGTTGTTGATGATGGTTTTTAAGATGTAATCCCGGGCTGCTGGGTCTACTCCGCCGATTGGTTCGTCAAGAACATAAAGCTGGGCCTGGCGGCTCATTACCAAAATCAACTGCACCTTTTCTTTGTTACCTTTTGATAGGTGTCTCATACGACTTTGCAGGTCAATACGTAAATCCTGAAGCAAATGGAGGGCTCGTTCTTGGTCAAAGTCCGCATAGAAGTCTTTGAAAAAGGCGATGGCATCCGAAACCTTCATATTCTCATCCAAGTAGGTGGTGTCTGGAAGATAGGAAACAATTTGTTTGGTTTCCGGAGAAGGTGTGCGGCCGTTTATCAGAATTTGTCCATATTCTGGCTGAAGAAGTCCGTTAATCAGTTTAATCAGGGTGGTTTTCCCAGAACCGTTTGGTCCAAGAAGGCCGATGATTCTACCCGCAGATAGTTTCAGATTGACATTGTTCAAGGCAACAGCACCGCCATAAGATTTGGATACCTGCTGCAACTCAACAAGGGTTAAGTGTCTATTCATGGAAGTCTCCTTTCAAATACGCATCCAGTTGTTGAACCAGCTCGTCCTGAGTAAAGCCCAAGTCCAACATATTGTTGACAAAATTCTCCAATTCTTCCTGGGCCAGTTGGAGTCGAGTCTTACGAATCAATTCGTGGTTATCTGTTACGAAGCGTCCGGTAGTCCGCACGGAGTAAACAAATCCTTCCGTTTCGAGATCAGATAAGGCCCGTTGAACGGTGTTGGGATTGACTCCGGCCGTTTCCGCCAAATCGCGAATAGTCGGAAGTTTATCCCCTGATTTCAGTTGGTTGGTCACAATCTGTAATTTAATGGTATTACTGATTTGAATGTAAATCGGAACATTGTTATCAAATTTCCAAGCCATGTATCATCTTCCTTTCTAGCTAATTGTTTTATTGTTCTATATACATAGTACAATAATATACTCCAGTTGGCAAGCATTTTGCTGAAAAATAATCAGGAAATTTACTAGAGCTAAAGGAAGTCTATCTATACCATTCTCAAATTTTAGGGTATAATAGATAGAAAAGAGTTAAAGGAGAGCGCCATGCTAGCACAATTGGATACCAAAACCGTCTATACCTTTTTGGATAGCATGGTAACGATTGAAAAGTATGTAGAGAAGGCTAAGGCCTTGGGATATAGCCATCTCGGTATCATGGATCGAAACAATCTCTATGCTGCCTATGGTTTTATTCAGGCCTGTCAGAAAAAGGGAATCCAACCGATTATAGGCTGTGAGATAGAATGGAGTTTGGCAGCGGATCAAGATCCGGTTTTGATGCAATTTATCGCACTCAGCAGCAATGGCAATCGGAACCTGATGAAAATTTCAACAGCCAAGATGACCGGGCACCAGGATTTTGAAGATATTCGCCAATTTCTGAAAGATGTCGCCATCGTTCTTCCCTATGCAGAAGGAGTGGAGAATTACAATCTTGGTGTGGACTACTATATTGGAGTGCGTGAGGATAGTCCGCTGTTTGAGAGCAAGAACCCCATCTTGCCCCTCCATACTGTCCGTTATTTTGATGAGAAGCAGGTGGAAACCCTGCAGGTTCTCCATGCCATTCGTGATAATGTTCAGCTCAATCAGGTCAACCATTTGATTCGTCAAGAACAGCTCCTATCCGCTCAAGAATTGGAAGCAAGGTTTCATGATAAGTTTCCTCAGGCGGTAGTGAATTTGAAAGAGCTTGTGGCTCCTATTACTTATCAGATGGATACCAGTTTAAAATTGCCACGCTTTAATCGAGAACGTCCTGCGGTAGAAGAATTGTCTGAAAGGGCTCAAGCTGGGTTAGTAGCAAAAGGACTGACAGGCGAGAACTATCAAGAGCGCTTGCAAGAGGAATTAGCAGTTATCCACCAGATGGGCTTTGATGATTATTTCTTAATCGTCTGGGACTTATTACGCTTTGGTCGCAGCCAGGGCTATTATATGGGGATGGGGCGCGGTTCGGCGGTAGGCAGTTTAGTGTCTTACGTTTTGGACATTACAGGAATAGACCCTGTCCGGCACAACCTGCTTTTTGAACGGTTTTTAAATCTGGAGCGTTACAGCATGCCGGATATTGATATTGATATTCCAGATATTCATAGAGGAGATTTTATCCGCTATGT from Streptococcus oriscaviae includes the following:
- a CDS encoding GntR family transcriptional regulator; protein product: MAWKFDNNVPIYIQISNTIKLQIVTNQLKSGDKLPTIRDLAETAGVNPNTVQRALSDLETEGFVYSVRTTGRFVTDNHELIRKTRLQLAQEELENFVNNMLDLGFTQDELVQQLDAYLKGDFHE